One Falsihalocynthiibacter arcticus DNA segment encodes these proteins:
- the lpxC gene encoding UDP-3-O-acyl-N-acetylglucosamine deacetylase, protein MQTTLNKPITFRGIGLHSGAPVRMVVKPAAVDSGIWFVRSDLEGDNRIPALYDATTPAQLCTRVANASGASVSTIEHIMAALAGCGVQNAVIDVDGPEIPVLDGSSAEFVTAILMVGRKDLNAPIRALKILKTVEVRDGDAIARIEPAKTLHIDFHIRFNDAAIGKQDKKLSMANGAFVRELCDSRTFCRQSDVDAMRAAGLALGGSVKNAVVIDGDDVLTPGGLRHRDEAVRHKMLDALGDLALAGGPILGRYTGIRAGHALTNKLLRAIFADANAWEWVKCDARVSARLPGAGLHATDIPIAAE, encoded by the coding sequence TTGCAAACTACTTTGAACAAGCCAATTACATTTCGCGGAATAGGTCTCCACTCTGGGGCCCCTGTTCGCATGGTTGTAAAACCGGCGGCAGTGGATAGCGGAATTTGGTTTGTCAGGAGCGATCTTGAAGGGGATAACCGTATCCCCGCGTTATATGATGCGACGACGCCTGCGCAGCTTTGCACCCGTGTTGCAAATGCCTCTGGCGCTTCCGTTTCAACGATCGAACATATCATGGCCGCGCTCGCAGGGTGCGGCGTACAAAACGCTGTGATCGACGTAGACGGCCCGGAAATCCCCGTTCTCGACGGAAGTTCCGCCGAATTTGTGACCGCTATTTTGATGGTCGGGCGCAAGGATCTCAATGCCCCAATCCGAGCGTTGAAGATTTTGAAAACTGTGGAAGTACGTGACGGCGACGCAATCGCCCGTATCGAGCCTGCAAAAACTTTGCATATTGATTTCCACATTCGTTTCAATGACGCGGCCATTGGCAAGCAAGATAAGAAGCTGAGTATGGCAAATGGCGCTTTTGTGCGCGAACTTTGCGATAGCCGGACTTTTTGTCGACAATCTGATGTCGATGCGATGCGTGCCGCAGGGCTTGCCTTGGGCGGTTCTGTGAAGAATGCCGTTGTGATTGATGGTGATGACGTCTTGACGCCTGGTGGCCTACGTCACCGCGACGAGGCTGTGCGCCACAAAATGCTCGACGCGTTAGGCGATCTTGCCCTCGCTGGCGGACCCATTTTGGGGCGCTACACGGGGATTCGCGCGGGGCATGCCCTCACCAACAAACTCCTCAGAGCAATTTTTGCAGACGCCAACGCTTGGGAATGGGTGAAATGCGACGCCCGCGTCTCTGCGCGTTTGCCGGGTGCAGGCCTGCACGCCACCGATATCCCGATTGCGGCCGAATAA
- the ftsZ gene encoding cell division protein FtsZ — translation MTLNLSIHEQDDLKPRITVFGVGGAGGNAVNNMIDKQLDGVEFVVANTDAQALQQSKSTARIQMGIKVTEGLGAGARPSVGSAAAEESIEQIVDHLAGAHMCFITAGMGGGTGTGAAPIIAQAARELGVLTVGVVTKPFQFEGAKRMRQAEEGVEALQKVVDTLIIIPNQNLFRLANEKTTFTEAFSLADDVLYQGVKGVTDLMVRPGIINLDFADVRSVMDEMGKAMMGTGEATGEDRAVQAAEKAIANPLLDEISLRGARGVLINITGGYDLTLFELDEAANRIREEVDPEANIIVGSTLDTEMEGVMRVSVVATGIDARVGAGEVPVARRSLAEPLKHSSLADEVAQELSQAAEAQGKEPSLFTEPEAEKETPSFFAPTPRAKEEVPAPAYQPQQQAAPSPQLAEEPVRFESEAEGFVAPKPRTPGTPSPEALDRLRAAASKVPHAPAGYGQTAAKTAPQPQAEPEKPRFGINSLINRMTGHAAEEGARTATARQQPQVQAPVAEAEHEPDPEQERIDIPAFLRRQAN, via the coding sequence ATGACTTTAAATCTTAGTATTCACGAGCAAGACGATCTCAAACCACGGATCACCGTTTTCGGTGTTGGTGGAGCCGGCGGTAACGCCGTAAACAATATGATCGACAAACAACTCGATGGTGTTGAGTTTGTGGTCGCGAATACCGACGCCCAAGCGTTGCAGCAGAGCAAATCCACAGCACGCATTCAAATGGGCATCAAGGTCACCGAGGGTCTGGGCGCGGGGGCACGGCCTTCCGTAGGGTCCGCCGCTGCTGAAGAAAGCATCGAACAAATCGTTGACCACCTCGCGGGCGCGCACATGTGCTTTATCACCGCTGGTATGGGCGGCGGCACCGGCACCGGCGCAGCTCCAATCATCGCACAAGCCGCACGCGAGTTGGGTGTTTTGACCGTTGGTGTTGTGACCAAACCGTTCCAATTCGAAGGCGCAAAACGGATGCGTCAAGCCGAAGAGGGCGTTGAAGCGCTGCAAAAAGTTGTCGACACTCTGATCATCATTCCCAACCAAAACCTGTTCCGTTTGGCGAATGAAAAAACAACCTTTACCGAAGCCTTTAGTCTTGCGGACGACGTTCTGTATCAAGGTGTCAAAGGTGTAACCGACCTTATGGTTCGCCCCGGTATCATCAACCTCGACTTTGCAGATGTGCGTTCCGTGATGGACGAAATGGGCAAAGCCATGATGGGCACAGGCGAAGCCACAGGCGAAGATCGCGCCGTACAAGCCGCCGAAAAAGCCATCGCAAACCCCTTGCTTGACGAAATCAGCCTGCGCGGCGCACGTGGCGTTCTTATCAATATTACAGGTGGCTACGACCTCACATTGTTCGAACTCGACGAAGCGGCCAACCGTATTCGCGAGGAAGTCGATCCAGAGGCGAACATCATCGTTGGCTCGACTTTGGACACTGAAATGGAAGGCGTCATGCGCGTTTCCGTAGTGGCCACTGGAATTGACGCCCGCGTCGGCGCCGGAGAAGTTCCCGTAGCGCGTCGTTCCCTCGCAGAACCGTTGAAGCATTCTTCACTTGCCGATGAAGTTGCTCAAGAATTGAGCCAAGCCGCAGAAGCACAAGGCAAAGAACCTTCGTTGTTTACGGAGCCAGAAGCTGAAAAAGAAACGCCTTCTTTCTTTGCGCCAACTCCACGGGCCAAGGAAGAAGTTCCTGCTCCCGCATACCAACCGCAACAACAAGCGGCTCCTTCGCCTCAGCTTGCTGAAGAGCCAGTACGGTTTGAGAGCGAAGCCGAAGGTTTTGTCGCTCCTAAACCTCGGACACCGGGAACGCCTTCTCCTGAAGCGTTGGATCGTCTTCGCGCCGCGGCTTCGAAGGTTCCGCATGCACCGGCTGGCTATGGTCAAACTGCAGCAAAAACTGCTCCTCAGCCACAAGCTGAACCTGAAAAACCACGCTTTGGGATCAACTCTTTGATCAACCGAATGACAGGCCACGCAGCCGAGGAGGGCGCGCGTACAGCCACTGCACGCCAGCAACCACAGGTGCAGGCCCCCGTTGCTGAAGCCGAACATGAGCCGGATCCTGAGCAAGAGCGTATCGACATTCCAGCGTTTTTGCGCCGCCAAGCTAACTAA